A stretch of Acidicapsa ligni DNA encodes these proteins:
- a CDS encoding non-ribosomal peptide synthetase/type I polyketide synthase: MDRHGTNISNGTPPPTDSADVSSRPVAGMGDTNVESGIAKIWSDLLGLPQISIDDNFFEMGGTSLLATRLHKRINEQFQQTLSIAVVFEYPTIRLQAKIVRGESVHVAEAPAESKYPKENVAEATPSSSIAIIGMTGRFPGAESVEEFWKNLCDGVESITFFDKSELEPSERSIAEQNEGYVAARPLLKNPDLFDAEFFGVYPKEAAQMDPQHRILLECAWEVLERAGYDPSHVRESVGVFAGCSMNTYFLRNLADQRSFVEEFTGGYQVANYAAMMGNDKDFLPTRISYKLNLHGPSMSVQSACSTALVAVAQACQSLLTQGCDMALAGAVSITFPLHRGYIAQEGGLASLDGHCRPFDQHASGTVFGHGAGIVLLKRLDDALVDGDQVLAVIRGFALNNDGSTKAGYTAPSVEGQAQVIARAQKMAGVSADSISYIEAHGTGTPLGDPIEVAALTRAFRSTTAATQFCSLGTAKANVGHLDVASGATGLIKTVLQIENRTIPGLLHFTQPNPHLDLDNSPFFIDRDLRPWKTTGAPLRAGVSAFGVGGTNAHIIVEEPPVTRISDAGREHQLFVWSAKTPTALANISNALGQHFSKHTDANLADAAYTLQVGRSAHKLRRAAIVSSAAEAENLANIAAADLISNDKPLENPRLIFCFPGQGVQMVGMARRLYDTEPVFRQHLDACDAKLLPLLGTSLLSVIYPQENTAEASERLNQTLYAQPAIFAIEYALAQLWLSWSIAPAAMVGHSVGEYVAACLSGVVSLDDALTLIAARARLMQALPRGGMLAIRGSEDVVTELLAASHSDLDIAAVNSPKLCVVSGADAEIEAFIQRLDADKIAHRKLVTSHAFHSRMLDPMLEEFAAHVRKVTFHAPSIPYVSSLTGTWITSEEVAKPDYWTSHLRQTVRFADAIKTVADAPETVLLEAGPSETLVQIIRQITGVGPNAPLVIASQSAAKDGVTGDKAILTALGRLWASGIQPNWQKFHAGHTRKRMLLPTYPFDRKRFWIEPAQTTQAVTISAYSSLSLTPDPSSTAETPIFAAASPSLIEDSSMATSTPAVTEDAAMLNDLKALITDLSGTDLAEAESDASFLELGFDSLFLTQLTQGIQSKYRVKLTFRQIMESYPTLASLADHLKETVAPNLQPASAAPAPAPVAVTAPTYAVPTSAAPAFAPAPAAAPGSYEALFANQMQAMAGLFQQQLSLLGGQARPVVPQPAAAPIPVSAQPAPVAKPVAPAASASTEAKPAKPTFTPFKPLQRGESGGLNAVQESYLEEFIKTYNEKTGKSKTFTQEHRSVFADGRVVSGFNAQLKEIVYPIVVERAKGAYLWDKDGNKYIDILNGYGAILYGHSPDFIVDALRAQLELGFPIGPQTELAGECSELIREFTGMERVTFCNTGSEAVMGAMRLARTVTGRNLVVLFSGDYHGSFDEVLVKSVGNQRSMPVAPGIPRESVANILVLDYGTPEALEIIRSRADEIAAVLVEPVQSRHPELRPIEFLREVRSITEKSGSALIFDEVVTGFRTHIGGMQAVFGIKADLATYGKVVAGGMPMGILAGTPTFMDALDGGQWKFGDDSFPQVGVTFYAGTFMRHPLAMAAVRASLLHLKQAGPELQRSVAAKTAALVADLNAVLAEFNYPSQLETFSSWFYFPVPGDPKLARMLHFHLREQGIHIQEGFPCFLTTAHTDADLDQVRAAFRKGLEKMQAGQVLLSSDLNLAAPAAAKVALVVEAVPVARDFPITEQQREIFLGTQLGDEANCAFNESTSLVLNGTLNLDVLTSSLEKLVARHESLRSTIDVNGDVVHVSADVKINLAIDDLSTLPASEKDIHRDDVLYAEASTAFDLISGPLFRTRLIRLAPQEHVLVLTAHHIIFDGWSTNVLYSELSELYNAALKGQSASLPTPLNFSEYANAQHEQLNSPDRAVTEQFWLEQFKTLPTALQIPIDHPRPALRENAGATKRFVFPAEVLKAVKKAGARQGSTLFATLLAGFSLLIHRLSQQDDVVIGIPVAGQAQQENGGTLVGHGVNFLPIRSHLQPSQKFSEFLKQTRKTLLDAQDHQDYTYGTLLHKLKIPSDPSRLQLVEVQFNVEQVGAGLKFDGLTVDLSANPKTHVNMDMFFNFIDRGNELWLDCDYNTGLFDAETIDRWFGHLNAILQAFVADAEQPASQVLLLTAEQTQQILVTWNQTDTTYPRELPIQRVFEQQVELTPDAVAVIGATSSLTYFELNEKSNQVAHFLQKSGIKPGDRVAVCLHRSMEVIVSLLAILKAGAAYVPVDPSYPASRLSFLIQDSQAKVLITQRSIASDLPTLNTQVISLDQEWPIVALESNTNLVVPHQPEQLAYVMYTSGSTGNPKGVLIPHRAVLRLVKNNSFASFSADEVFLQLAPVSFDAATFEIWGALLNGGKLVLGPTDRVTPEEIGQLIAANGVTTVWLTAALFHLIVTEHLEILRPLRQLLAGGDVLSVAHTRKVCEELPHLKLVNGYGPTENTTFTCCHTITVDSLVGGTVPIGKPIANTRVYILDANRKPVPPGVTGELYAAGDGLALGYLNSPELTAEKFLDHTFETAPGTTRTERLYRTGDLSRYRADGTVEFLGRADTQVKIRGYRIELSEIENALERSPLVRAAVVAVRTDWVSANDAPGDKRLAAYVIPTQKSDAAALTSQLRKHLQDELPDYMQPAAVMLLESFPRTINGKVDRRALPAPVPEQLMRARSIVYPRTPMQETLAGIWSKVLGVKEVSIDDTIFELGGDSLLIFRIITLANQAGLKLTARHVFQHRTVAAICEQFEGDTNLQAAQTEVSAIQAIPRSLHRRPQTALK; encoded by the coding sequence ATGGACCGCCACGGCACCAACATTTCGAACGGCACTCCACCTCCCACGGATAGCGCGGATGTCTCATCGCGGCCTGTCGCCGGAATGGGCGATACGAATGTTGAGTCCGGTATTGCGAAGATATGGAGTGACCTGCTGGGTCTGCCACAGATCAGCATCGACGACAACTTCTTCGAGATGGGCGGAACATCGCTGCTGGCAACGCGCCTGCACAAGCGCATCAATGAGCAATTCCAGCAAACACTCTCGATCGCTGTAGTCTTCGAATATCCCACGATTCGCCTGCAGGCAAAGATCGTGCGCGGCGAATCTGTACATGTTGCCGAGGCGCCTGCGGAGTCAAAGTATCCGAAAGAAAATGTAGCCGAGGCCACACCATCGTCCTCGATCGCAATCATTGGCATGACCGGCCGCTTTCCCGGCGCTGAATCGGTTGAGGAGTTCTGGAAGAATCTTTGTGATGGCGTCGAGTCCATCACCTTCTTCGACAAGAGCGAACTGGAGCCCAGCGAAAGAAGCATCGCCGAACAGAACGAAGGCTATGTTGCGGCGCGGCCTCTGCTGAAAAATCCAGACCTCTTCGATGCGGAGTTCTTCGGCGTTTATCCCAAGGAAGCCGCGCAGATGGACCCACAACATCGCATTCTGCTGGAGTGCGCATGGGAGGTGCTGGAGCGCGCAGGCTACGACCCCAGCCACGTACGCGAGTCCGTTGGCGTCTTTGCGGGTTGCAGTATGAACACCTATTTTTTGCGTAACCTTGCGGACCAACGCAGCTTCGTTGAAGAGTTCACCGGCGGCTATCAGGTCGCGAACTACGCTGCAATGATGGGCAATGACAAGGACTTTTTGCCCACGCGCATCTCCTACAAACTTAATTTGCATGGACCCAGCATGTCCGTGCAGTCAGCCTGCTCCACCGCGCTGGTTGCGGTTGCGCAAGCTTGCCAGAGCCTGTTGACGCAGGGATGCGACATGGCGCTGGCCGGTGCAGTTTCTATCACCTTCCCCCTGCATCGCGGATACATCGCACAGGAAGGTGGGCTCGCTTCGCTCGACGGCCACTGCCGCCCTTTTGACCAGCACGCCAGCGGAACGGTCTTTGGCCACGGCGCAGGAATCGTGCTGCTCAAGCGCCTTGATGATGCTCTGGTCGATGGCGATCAGGTTCTCGCCGTGATTCGCGGATTCGCCCTCAACAATGACGGCTCCACCAAAGCCGGCTACACTGCGCCAAGCGTTGAAGGGCAAGCCCAGGTAATCGCCCGCGCTCAGAAGATGGCTGGCGTTTCCGCTGACTCCATCAGTTACATCGAGGCCCACGGCACAGGGACGCCACTCGGCGATCCGATTGAAGTGGCCGCTCTAACTCGCGCATTCCGCTCGACAACAGCGGCGACGCAGTTCTGCTCGCTGGGTACCGCCAAGGCTAACGTCGGCCACCTGGATGTAGCCTCCGGCGCAACCGGCCTGATCAAAACCGTCCTGCAGATTGAGAACCGCACGATCCCCGGCCTGCTGCATTTCACACAGCCCAACCCTCATCTCGATCTGGACAACAGCCCGTTCTTCATCGATCGAGATCTGCGCCCCTGGAAGACGACCGGCGCACCGTTACGCGCAGGTGTAAGCGCCTTCGGAGTAGGCGGTACAAACGCGCACATCATCGTGGAAGAACCTCCAGTCACGCGCATTTCCGACGCTGGACGCGAACACCAGTTGTTCGTGTGGTCAGCAAAAACACCAACCGCTCTGGCCAATATCTCGAATGCTCTCGGCCAGCATTTTTCAAAACACACGGACGCAAATCTCGCCGACGCAGCTTACACCTTGCAGGTTGGTCGCAGCGCTCACAAACTTCGTCGCGCGGCAATCGTCAGCAGCGCAGCAGAAGCAGAGAATCTGGCAAACATTGCCGCAGCCGATCTCATCTCAAACGACAAGCCGCTTGAAAACCCTCGCCTCATCTTCTGCTTTCCAGGGCAGGGAGTGCAGATGGTCGGCATGGCGCGTCGCCTGTATGACACGGAGCCTGTATTCCGCCAGCATCTGGATGCCTGTGACGCAAAGTTACTGCCTCTGCTCGGCACCAGCCTGCTCAGCGTGATCTATCCGCAAGAGAACACGGCGGAAGCAAGCGAGCGTCTGAATCAAACTCTCTATGCGCAGCCCGCAATCTTTGCAATCGAATACGCATTGGCTCAGCTATGGCTCTCATGGAGCATCGCTCCAGCCGCCATGGTTGGACACAGCGTTGGAGAATATGTAGCCGCATGCCTGTCGGGAGTCGTTTCGCTCGACGATGCACTGACACTGATCGCCGCACGCGCGCGTCTGATGCAAGCTCTGCCACGCGGCGGAATGCTCGCCATCCGGGGCAGCGAGGATGTCGTGACAGAGCTTCTGGCAGCAAGCCACTCCGACCTCGATATAGCCGCCGTTAACAGCCCTAAACTCTGCGTTGTCTCTGGCGCAGATGCAGAGATCGAAGCCTTTATACAGCGGCTGGATGCGGACAAGATCGCACACCGCAAGCTCGTTACATCGCATGCCTTCCATAGCCGGATGCTAGATCCCATGCTGGAAGAGTTTGCTGCGCATGTGCGTAAAGTCACATTTCATGCGCCTTCGATTCCTTATGTCTCTTCGCTCACCGGTACCTGGATCACATCTGAAGAAGTTGCGAAGCCCGATTATTGGACCAGCCATCTTCGCCAGACGGTTCGCTTTGCAGACGCAATTAAAACCGTTGCCGATGCGCCTGAAACAGTCCTGCTCGAAGCAGGCCCATCCGAAACACTGGTGCAGATAATTCGTCAGATCACCGGCGTCGGACCGAATGCGCCGCTTGTTATCGCTTCTCAATCTGCCGCAAAAGATGGCGTTACAGGGGATAAGGCGATTCTTACGGCGCTGGGCAGGCTGTGGGCCTCTGGCATTCAACCTAATTGGCAGAAGTTTCATGCAGGACATACGCGCAAGCGCATGCTGCTGCCGACATATCCTTTTGACCGCAAGCGATTCTGGATCGAGCCTGCTCAAACGACGCAGGCTGTAACGATCTCAGCCTATTCATCACTATCGTTAACGCCCGATCCGTCTTCCACAGCGGAGACACCAATTTTTGCAGCAGCTTCCCCATCCCTTATCGAGGACTCATCCATGGCCACCTCTACCCCTGCCGTGACCGAAGACGCAGCAATGCTAAACGACCTCAAGGCGTTGATCACCGACCTCTCCGGCACCGACCTCGCCGAAGCAGAATCAGATGCATCCTTCCTCGAACTCGGCTTCGACTCTTTGTTCCTGACGCAGTTGACGCAGGGCATTCAGAGCAAGTATCGCGTCAAGCTAACCTTCCGGCAGATCATGGAGAGCTATCCGACATTGGCTTCGCTCGCAGATCATCTGAAGGAAACAGTAGCTCCAAATTTGCAGCCCGCGAGTGCGGCACCTGCCCCTGCGCCAGTCGCTGTGACAGCACCCACGTATGCTGTCCCGACAAGTGCAGCACCCGCATTTGCCCCGGCACCAGCAGCTGCTCCTGGTTCTTACGAAGCTCTATTCGCCAACCAGATGCAGGCGATGGCTGGGCTTTTCCAGCAGCAACTAAGTCTCTTAGGTGGACAAGCGCGGCCTGTCGTTCCTCAGCCCGCTGCTGCTCCCATACCTGTCTCCGCTCAGCCTGCGCCAGTCGCAAAACCAGTTGCGCCTGCGGCATCCGCGTCTACTGAAGCAAAGCCGGCCAAGCCGACGTTTACGCCCTTCAAGCCATTGCAGCGTGGCGAGTCCGGCGGTCTCAACGCGGTGCAGGAAAGCTATCTTGAGGAGTTCATCAAGACTTACAACGAGAAGACCGGCAAGTCGAAGACATTCACGCAGGAGCATCGCTCTGTCTTCGCCGATGGCCGTGTTGTCTCCGGCTTCAATGCACAGTTGAAAGAGATTGTTTATCCCATTGTTGTCGAACGCGCAAAAGGCGCTTATCTATGGGATAAGGATGGCAACAAGTACATCGATATCCTCAATGGCTACGGTGCGATTCTTTATGGCCACTCTCCTGACTTCATTGTCGATGCACTGCGGGCACAGCTTGAGCTGGGCTTCCCCATCGGACCACAGACCGAGTTAGCCGGCGAGTGCTCTGAGCTAATCCGCGAGTTCACTGGAATGGAGCGCGTGACCTTCTGCAACACCGGCTCTGAAGCTGTAATGGGCGCGATGCGTCTGGCCCGCACCGTCACTGGCCGCAACCTGGTTGTACTCTTCTCCGGTGACTATCACGGCAGCTTTGATGAGGTGCTGGTCAAGTCGGTGGGCAATCAGCGCTCCATGCCAGTGGCCCCTGGTATCCCGCGTGAAAGTGTCGCCAACATCCTCGTACTGGATTACGGCACTCCGGAAGCACTTGAGATCATTCGCTCACGCGCTGATGAAATTGCCGCAGTGCTGGTCGAGCCAGTACAGAGCCGTCATCCAGAGTTGCGCCCGATTGAGTTCCTGCGTGAAGTACGTTCCATCACGGAGAAGTCCGGCTCCGCATTGATCTTCGATGAAGTTGTAACCGGCTTCCGTACACATATCGGCGGTATGCAGGCTGTCTTCGGCATCAAAGCTGACCTTGCAACCTACGGTAAGGTGGTAGCTGGCGGTATGCCGATGGGCATCCTTGCTGGAACACCCACATTCATGGATGCGCTCGACGGTGGTCAGTGGAAATTTGGCGATGACTCCTTTCCGCAAGTCGGCGTCACCTTCTACGCTGGAACCTTTATGCGTCATCCGCTGGCGATGGCCGCAGTTCGTGCCAGCCTGCTGCACCTCAAGCAAGCTGGTCCGGAGTTGCAGCGCTCAGTCGCTGCCAAAACTGCCGCCCTGGTTGCGGATCTCAATGCTGTGCTGGCCGAGTTTAACTATCCGTCGCAGCTCGAAACCTTTTCATCGTGGTTCTACTTCCCTGTCCCCGGCGATCCAAAGCTGGCGCGCATGTTGCACTTTCACCTGCGCGAACAAGGCATTCACATCCAGGAAGGCTTCCCATGCTTCCTCACTACGGCACATACCGATGCCGATCTCGACCAGGTGCGCGCTGCCTTCCGCAAGGGTCTTGAGAAGATGCAGGCAGGGCAGGTGCTACTGTCCTCTGATCTCAATCTCGCGGCTCCTGCTGCGGCGAAGGTTGCTCTCGTTGTTGAAGCCGTTCCTGTGGCTCGTGATTTCCCCATCACTGAACAGCAGCGTGAAATCTTCCTCGGCACACAGCTTGGCGATGAGGCCAACTGCGCCTTTAATGAATCAACATCCCTCGTGCTGAATGGCACGTTGAATCTCGACGTACTCACATCCAGCCTGGAAAAGCTTGTCGCGCGGCATGAGTCTCTTCGCTCTACTATCGATGTCAACGGTGACGTTGTTCATGTATCCGCCGATGTAAAAATCAATCTTGCCATCGATGACCTGAGCACTCTCCCGGCCAGCGAAAAAGATATACATCGCGATGATGTGCTGTACGCCGAAGCATCGACGGCCTTCGATCTGATCAGCGGTCCGCTCTTCCGCACACGGCTCATCCGTCTTGCTCCGCAGGAACATGTTCTGGTTCTCACCGCGCATCACATCATCTTCGATGGCTGGTCCACGAACGTCCTCTACAGCGAATTAAGCGAGCTCTACAATGCTGCTCTTAAAGGGCAGTCTGCCTCGCTGCCCACGCCGCTGAACTTTAGCGAGTACGCCAATGCCCAGCACGAGCAATTGAATTCGCCGGATCGAGCTGTCACCGAACAGTTCTGGCTCGAACAGTTCAAGACATTGCCCACAGCATTGCAGATCCCCATCGATCATCCGCGGCCTGCTCTGCGCGAGAACGCCGGAGCGACCAAGCGCTTCGTCTTCCCTGCTGAAGTATTGAAGGCAGTAAAGAAAGCCGGAGCCAGGCAGGGCAGCACACTTTTCGCCACGCTGCTCGCAGGATTTTCTCTGCTCATTCACCGGCTCTCTCAGCAGGACGATGTAGTCATCGGCATTCCCGTCGCAGGCCAGGCGCAGCAGGAAAATGGCGGCACACTCGTCGGGCATGGCGTCAACTTCCTGCCTATCCGCAGCCACCTGCAACCGAGCCAGAAGTTCTCCGAGTTTCTCAAGCAGACGCGCAAGACGCTGCTCGATGCACAGGACCATCAGGATTACACCTACGGAACGTTGCTGCACAAACTTAAGATTCCGTCGGATCCATCGCGGCTCCAGCTTGTCGAGGTGCAGTTCAACGTAGAGCAAGTTGGAGCAGGGCTGAAGTTTGACGGGCTTACCGTTGATCTCAGTGCTAATCCCAAAACTCACGTCAACATGGACATGTTCTTCAACTTCATTGATCGCGGAAATGAACTCTGGCTCGATTGCGACTACAACACGGGCCTCTTCGATGCGGAGACTATCGACCGCTGGTTCGGTCATCTGAATGCAATCCTGCAAGCCTTTGTCGCGGATGCTGAACAGCCTGCATCGCAGGTGCTCCTGCTTACCGCTGAGCAGACGCAGCAGATTCTCGTGACCTGGAATCAAACGGACACCACTTATCCTCGCGAGCTACCGATTCAGCGAGTGTTCGAGCAGCAGGTTGAGCTCACTCCGGATGCAGTCGCAGTCATTGGAGCCACGAGTTCACTTACCTACTTCGAACTGAACGAAAAATCCAACCAGGTCGCGCACTTCCTGCAGAAGTCAGGCATTAAGCCCGGCGACCGCGTTGCTGTCTGCCTGCATCGTTCAATGGAAGTCATCGTCAGTCTGCTGGCAATCCTCAAGGCGGGTGCGGCTTATGTCCCTGTCGATCCGAGCTATCCTGCGTCCCGTCTATCCTTCCTTATTCAGGACTCGCAGGCCAAGGTGCTCATCACGCAGCGCTCAATAGCCTCTGACCTGCCAACACTCAACACGCAAGTCATCTCGCTCGATCAGGAATGGCCGATTGTCGCCCTGGAGTCGAACACAAATCTCGTTGTTCCCCATCAGCCGGAGCAGCTTGCGTATGTCATGTACACATCCGGTTCGACGGGCAATCCCAAGGGCGTTTTGATTCCACATCGCGCTGTCCTCCGGTTGGTCAAAAACAATTCCTTCGCAAGCTTCAGCGCCGACGAAGTCTTCCTGCAACTCGCACCTGTTTCCTTCGACGCCGCCACCTTTGAAATCTGGGGTGCGTTGCTGAACGGCGGCAAGCTCGTTCTTGGACCAACCGATCGCGTCACCCCTGAAGAGATCGGACAACTGATCGCCGCCAACGGTGTAACGACCGTCTGGCTGACGGCTGCGCTCTTCCACCTCATTGTGACTGAGCATCTGGAGATTCTTCGTCCCCTGCGCCAGCTATTGGCCGGAGGCGATGTGCTCTCTGTTGCCCACACACGCAAGGTCTGCGAAGAACTGCCACACCTCAAGCTGGTCAATGGTTACGGCCCGACGGAGAACACGACCTTCACCTGCTGCCACACCATCACCGTGGATAGCCTGGTTGGAGGAACAGTACCCATCGGCAAACCTATCGCCAACACGCGCGTTTACATCCTCGACGCAAACCGCAAGCCTGTACCTCCCGGCGTTACCGGTGAGTTGTATGCGGCTGGAGATGGACTCGCACTCGGCTACTTGAATTCGCCCGAACTCACTGCGGAAAAATTCCTAGATCACACATTTGAAACTGCCCCCGGTACAACGCGTACAGAGCGGCTGTATCGCACCGGCGATCTCTCTCGCTATCGTGCAGACGGAACAGTGGAGTTCCTTGGCCGCGCAGATACGCAGGTCAAAATTCGCGGCTACCGCATCGAGTTATCCGAGATTGAAAATGCGCTTGAGCGTTCGCCTCTCGTCCGTGCTGCCGTTGTTGCCGTCCGCACGGATTGGGTCTCGGCCAACGATGCACCGGGCGACAAGCGCCTTGCGGCATATGTCATTCCTACTCAGAAAAGCGATGCTGCCGCACTCACATCTCAGTTGCGCAAGCATCTTCAGGACGAGCTGCCGGATTACATGCAGCCCGCTGCCGTCATGCTGCTTGAGAGTTTTCCGCGCACCATCAATGGCAAAGTTGATCGACGTGCATTGCCCGCGCCTGTTCCGGAACAGTTGATGCGTGCACGATCAATCGTCTATCCTCGAACACCGATGCAGGAGACTCTGGCTGGAATCTGGTCCAAGGTTCTGGGCGTGAAGGAAGTAAGCATCGACGATACGATTTTCGAACTTGGCGGCGATTCGCTGCTAATCTTTAGGATAATTACTCTGGCGAATCAAGCAGGTCTCAAGCTCACGGCCAGACATGTATTTCAGCACCGAACAGTTGCGGCAATCTGTGAACAATTTGAAGGGGACACCAATCTTCAAGCGGCACAGACAGAGGTAAGCGCGATACAAGCGATTCCGCGCTCACTCCACCGTAGACCACAAACAGCTCTGAAGTAA